A single Candidatus Thermoplasmatota archaeon DNA region contains:
- a CDS encoding transposase yields MVATEMELPREVFSFSGQTRMDTFSLDIEGISVDFDRYDDVAIHGLRLAMEAIRRHADEFPFWQRRRRMGRPGTDERTLLIAFMLQQLLSLTFRETEGVLALVRVYYSVGHVPDHSTMARKLSSRRWSTLLDRFFEFLIAPLPRREAVVVTDATGYSGRKRAWRATKHAQRAVERWTKAHVAIEMDWFVILSFRLTNSNVHESQVFEAVWSALPDNVVPIRSLADSAYMGNDCLAVARRHGATPLHKIKRNAKDYEEPETFYQKLVNFAHHWPNRFAVSAAKRSHVETVFSMVDSLLGYRLRCRTRRGRRNEVRTKYCLFNMVQLAMTPEFWSA; encoded by the coding sequence GGACAGACGCGCATGGACACCTTCTCCCTCGACATCGAGGGAATATCTGTCGACTTCGACCGCTACGACGATGTCGCAATCCATGGCCTCCGTCTGGCCATGGAAGCCATCCGGAGGCATGCTGACGAGTTTCCCTTCTGGCAGAGGCGGAGGAGAATGGGCAGGCCAGGGACGGACGAACGTACCCTGCTGATCGCCTTCATGCTCCAGCAGCTCCTCAGCCTCACCTTCCGCGAGACCGAGGGCGTCTTGGCCTTGGTCCGAGTGTACTACTCGGTCGGGCATGTGCCCGACCACTCGACGATGGCCAGGAAGCTCTCGTCCAGGAGGTGGTCCACGCTCCTGGACAGGTTCTTCGAGTTCCTCATCGCGCCTCTGCCCCGCCGCGAGGCCGTCGTCGTGACTGATGCCACTGGTTACAGCGGCAGGAAGCGTGCCTGGCGCGCGACGAAGCACGCTCAGCGCGCCGTGGAGAGATGGACCAAGGCGCATGTGGCCATCGAAATGGACTGGTTCGTCATACTGTCGTTCAGGCTCACCAACTCGAACGTCCACGAGAGCCAAGTGTTCGAGGCCGTCTGGAGCGCTCTCCCGGACAACGTCGTCCCCATAAGGAGCCTCGCCGACTCCGCCTACATGGGAAACGACTGCCTGGCCGTGGCCAGGCGGCACGGGGCGACCCCGCTCCACAAGATCAAGAGGAACGCCAAGGACTACGAGGAGCCGGAGACGTTCTACCAGAAGCTGGTGAACTTCGCGCACCACTGGCCGAACCGCTTCGCCGTCAGCGCGGCGAAGCGGAGCCATGTCGAGACCGTGTTCAGCATGGTCGACAGTCTGCTGGGCTATCGGCTGAGATGCCGGACAAGGAGAGGGCGGAGAAACGAGGTGAGGACGAAGTACTGCCTGTTCAACATGGTTCAGCTGGCCATGACGCCCGAGTTCTGGTCAGCGTAG